GCCAAGTGTTTCCACCGAGGGCAGCTTGCGCACAATGGCCTTGCGCCTGATCATACGTTGAACCCCAAGTGCCAAGGCGATGGTCACAATGGCAGGCAATCCTTCCGGGATGGCAGCCACTGCCAGGCTGACCCCGGCCAGGAACATTTTGTAGGCATCATGTCCGTGCCAGATACCTGTAATCACGACAACAGCAGTCAATAACAAGGCTACAGAGATGAGCACTTTACCCAGTTGTTCTAAGCGCAGCTGAAGGGGGGTTTGCACCGAATCGGTGGTTGAAATCAAGGAGGCAATTTGGCCCATTTGCGTGGCCATCCCCGTGGCCACCACAATGCCCTGACCTGAGCCGCGGGTGACCAGTGTACCCATAAAAGCCATATTATGCTGGTCCCCCAAGCTGACCTCCTCTTCTCCCTCAATCATATGTTCATCTTTGTGGACAGGAACCGATTCTCCCGTTAAGGCTGATTCTTCCACATAAACGCCCTTGGTCTCAAACAGCCTCAGGTCGGCGGGAATACGGTCTCCAGCTTCAAAATAGACAATATCACCTGGTACCAGCTCTCTGGCCGGGATCTCGGTCAGTTCCCCGTCACGGATCACGTGCGCCGATGGTGCTGTCAGCTCTTTCAATGCTTGTAATGACTTTTCTGCCCTAAATTCCTGAATGAAACCTAAAATGGCATTGAGGATCACAATGGCGATGATCGTGATCGCATCTGTATACTCCCCCAACAATCCTGAAATAAGTGTAGCAATGAGTAACACCAGCACCATAAAGTCCTTAAATTGGCCAAGCAAAAGGGCGAAGGCGGAAATGCGCTGCCCATCTTCCAGTTGATTATAGCCCACTTTATGCAGCCTTTTTTCTGCTTCTTTCTGAGTCAGCCCCTCTTCCAAACTGGTTTGTAATGTCCGTTCCACCGCCCGTTCATCCTGATCATACCATTTCAAACGTTTCACCCCACAGCTTGTTAAGTTTGTCCTAAGCTAACTTTATTCGGCTAAGAGGCGAAACATGATAAAAAGTTGGAACAAGCCGTCTGTAACCTTCATTGGTACCGGATTGCCCTCGACTCATGTCGCATGTTACCATAAAGAAATGGATTATTAACAGGGAGGAAAAAACATATGGCATTTGACGGAATGATGATTTACGCCCTGTTGCAAGAAATGAGATCATTGGAAAGTGGCCGGATTACCAAAATTTATCAACCTTTTGAGCGTGATATCGTGCTGTATATCCGTGCCCAAGGCACCAACCACCGCTTGTTGCTTTCGGCCAATCCTACTTATCCTCGACTCCATTTAACAGCTGAACAACTGCCCAATCCGGAGCAGGCCCCTATGTTTTGCATGGTGTTGCGCAAGTATTTGGAAGGGGGCATCATTGAGCGCATCCATCAGCCGGAAGCAGAGCGGATCGTCTGGATCGATGTCCGTTCCAAGAACGAAATTGGGGATACCTATATGAAGCGGCTGATTATTGAAGTGATGGGACGTCACAGCAATCTCATCCTGATGGACCCGGAAACCGGCAAAATCATTGACAGCATCAATCACCTGTCTCCCTCCGTGAACCAGTACCGGGTCGTTTTGCCCGGCCGGCCCTATGTATCTCCGCCTGAGCAAGATAAAGAAAACCCTTTTAAGGTAACCAAAGAGCTATTTTTACGGAAGTTGGATTTTAATCAAGGTAAGATAGACCGGCAGATTGTCCAGCACTTTAACGGCATCAGTCCCCTTTTAGCGAAAGAAATCGTATATCAGGCCGGATTGCCCAGACAGGACCAACTGTGGGAAAGTTTCAACAGGCTGATCAAGCGAATTAAAACGGGACATTATGACCCCGTCATCGTGGATACCGACCAAAAAACCTTTTTTTACCTGTTTCCTTTGACCCATGTTAAGGGCCAAGTGACCCATTACCAAACAATAAGCAGAATGCTGGATGCTTATTTTACAGAAAAAGCCAGGAAAGACCGCCTTAAACAGACAGCCAACGATCTGATCAAACGCCTTAAAACAGAAATCACCAAAAACCAAAAGAAGCAAGCCAAGTTGGAACAAACACTAGAGGAAAGTGAACAGGCCGACACATACCGATTGTTTGGCGAACTGCTGACCGCCTATATGCACCAGGTGGAACGGGGAACCACCGAAGTGGAAGTGGTCAATTATTACGATGAACAGGGCAAAACCGTCACCATCCCTTTAGACCCTGAGCTTGCTCCCAATGAAAATGCCCAGCGCTACTTCAAAAAATATAACAAAGCCAAAGCAGCCAGAGAAATGGCAGCGGAACAGCTCACTAAAACCAAGGAAGAAATCGCTTATTTGGAAACGCTCCTTCACCAGTTGGAACAAGCATCCTGGTCTGATATCGAGGAAATCAGGGAAGAGATGGTTGAACAGGGGTATATCCGCGAACGGGGCAAACACCGCAAAAAACGCAAACAGGAGCTGCCCAAGCCGGAGACGTTTTACTCCTCTGAGGGCATCCCCATTCTGGTGGGACGGAACAACAAACAGAATGATTATCTGACGACGCGCTTGGCTTCGTCCCATGACACCTGGCTGCATACCAAAGATATTCCCGGTTCCCATGTGATCATCCGCCGCCAGCAGTTTAATGAAACAACGCTCTTAGAAGCTGCCAGCCTGGCCGCTTATTTTAGCAAAGCGCGTGATTCGAGCCAGGTTCCTGTGGACTACACCTTGGTTAAACATGTGCGCAAACCTAAAGGAGCCAAACCCGGTTTTGTCATCTATGACCAGCACAAAACCATTTTTGTCACCCCGCAAGAGGAACTGGTCAGGAAATTGAAAACCAAAACCTGACACTTATTGATCGGCACACCAAGTGGGACCCTAATGATAACCACAACTGTTAAGGAGCGTTTGATCATGCACACTATCTGGAAGGGGTCCATCAGTTTCGGCTTGGTGCATATTCCCATTAAACTTTATGCAGCCACGGATAATAAACAAATCCAACTGCGCCAGTTGCATCAGGAATGCCATACACCCATCAAGTATGATAAAGTGTGTCCGGTTTGCGAAGAAAAAGTGAGCCAGGAAGAGATTGTCAAAGGGTATGAATATGATAAAGGTCACTTTGTCGTCCTCGGTGACGAAGAACTGGAGGCCATAGCGGCCATCAAAAGCAAAACGATTGACATTATTGATTTCATCCAGTTAAAAGAGATTGATCCCATTTACTTTAACCGTTCCTATTACCTGGGGCCCACCGAAAACGGAGAAAAAGCCTATGCCCTTTTAAAACAGGCCATGGAGGACACAGAAAAGGTGGCTATCGCCAAATTTATTTTACGGGCCAAAGAACAATTGGCCGCCATCCGGGTCTACCAGCGGGCACTGGTGATTGAAACCCTCCATTACCCTGATGAGATCCGCTCTGTGGAGCATATTCCGGGTCTAGCAGAAATGGAGCTTGAGGATAAAGAGTTAAACATGGCTAAACAATTGATTGACCAGTTGACAACAGAGTTTGAACCTGAACAGTACACCGATGAATACCGGAGCAAACTAAAAGAGATCATTGAGAACAAGATTACCGGAGATGAAATCAAAATTGCCAAAGAAGTGCCTGAAACGGATATTAAGAGCTTGATGGATGCCCTGCAGGAAAGCATTGAGCAGACCAAGAAAAAGACCAAACGCCGCCGCACCACCAAAAAGAAGGCTAAAACATCATGAACACCTCCACCCACACACTTCCCTCCCTCTCGCCCATGCTGCCCGCGTTATCCTCAACCATTCCCCGCGGGGAAGAGTGGCGGTACGAACTTAAATTTGACGGTTACCGGGCGCTGGTGTATTGGACGGTGGACAGCATCCATATTGTCAGCCGCAACGGCAAGCTGTACAATGAGCTTTTTCCCGAGGTTGTGGATGCTTGCTTACGCTTCACTCCGCAACTTAAAGATCAGCTTCCCCTCATTGTGGACGGTGAGTTGTGTATTCTGGCCTCCCCAGCCAGAGCGGACTTCAGCTTAATCCAGCAGCGCGGCCGCTTCCGCTCTCTCCCAAAAATTGCCAGTGCAGCAAAAAAACACCCGGCCACCTTGATCTGTTTTGATTTGCTGCATTACCAAGATCAAGATCTCCGCTTCCGCCCCTACCTTGAGAGAAAAGAACACCTGAAACAGGTGCTGGGTCCTCTGTTGCCGTCCCAGCCCGGTGCGAGAGATGCCTCTCTCCGTTTGATAGAGGTGTATGAACAGCCTGATCACTTGTGGGAACTGGTCCTGGCCGAAGATGCTGAAGGCATTGTGGCCAAGCTGGGCTGTAGCGTCTGGCAGAGCGGAAAGCGCACCACCGACTGGATCAAAGTAAAAAACTATAAACTGGCCACCTGCTTTATCACCGCTTACGACAAACAGAATGCCTATTTTCATGTGGGCGTCTTACGGGATAAAGAGGTACAGCCGGTGGGCTTATTTTCCCATGGTTTAAGTGACACTGAACGCCGGGCTTTGGTAGAGATCGTCAAACAGAACAAAGCAGGCGAATCCCGGTCCATGATCACAATGGAGCCCAGTCTATGCGTGGATATCAAGTTTTTACAGGTTTATAAACAGCAGCTGCGGGAACCCCGTTTTGCCGGTTTTCGTACGGATGTTCAGTGGGAGGAGTGCACATGGCTAAAGCTGATCAACAGCGCCAGACGGTCAACCTAGATGGTTATTTAGTTGATTTGACCAGCCTGGATAAATTGGTCTGGCCAGACAGAGACATAAACAAATCGGCGTACCTGTATTATTTATCACATACAGCAGAGTATATGCTCCCCTGGCTGAGAGGCAGGCACCTGACCGTCATCCGTTATCCCCACGGGATTACAGGCGAATCCTTTTATCAAAAAAATTGCCCTGCTTATGCGCCTGAGTTCATCCAGACAGATACCCATGAAGGGATAAACTACATTGTTTGTTCTAATTTAGCCACCCTGATCTGGCTGGGCAATCAACTGGCCCTGGAGTTTCACATTCCTTTTCAACATGTGGAGACTGACAAGCCCTCGGAAATTGTGTTTGACTTGGATCCCCCTGACAGGGAGCAGTTTCATGTCGCTGTGAAGGCCGCATTGATCATGAAGAAGCTGTTTGATAAACTGGGTCTTACTTCTTTTATCAAAACGTCGGGCAACAAAGGATTGCAAGTGTACATTCCCATTCCAAAAAAAACCTACACCTATGGCCAAACGCGCTTGTTCACCTCGTTTGTGGCCCGTTATCTGGTCTCAGAGCAACCGGGACTGTTCACCATTGAACGCTTAAAGAAAAAACGGCGCGGCCGCCTGTATGTGGACTATGTTCAGCATGCGCCAGGCAAAACCATTATTGCCCCTTATTCCCCCCGCGCCAATCCGGAAGCGTTAGTCGCCACCCCTTTATACTGGGATGAAGTGGATAGCCGCTTAAGACCCGAACAATTTTCCCTGAAAAACATCCCCACCCGGCTTAAAAAACAAGGTTGCCCCTTTGAATCCTTTGACAAGGCCCGGGACAACCAACCGTTTGATGTCATTTTGGAGTGGATCAATACGCATCAAAAAGTGTAGGAACGATTCATCCCTTGTATTTGGTCATTTTCACATATGACTCCGTTCACTTTAATAGGTTTTGCAGTTTAAGTGCTTTGGACATATCCCCCTTAATTTTTACTTTCCCCGTCATGACAGCCATGGCGGGGTTAAGCTTACCCTCCGCCAAACTGATAAAATGTTCGTCAGATAAGGCAAACACACAGGCCGCTTCATATGGTGTTCCTTCCACAACTTCCACTTTGTCATCATTAACTTTAACTTGGAAGGTGCCTACCTGTTGTCCATTAATTTCAAATTGAAATACTTCATTAATGTTTTTAATCTTATCCGGACTGTCGTTTGCTTTGTCCACTAACCGAGTCAAGACCTCTTTGACGGACATCGCTTATCCCTCCTCTAGAATTGACCCTAGTAAGAACAGGGTGAAAAAGAGCTGCGGTTTATTTAGCCTCTGAAAGCAGACGATGCTTCAATTCCCACAATTTTTGAGAGAGGTCGACGTGGTAACCATGCGGATTGATCAAACGCCTGATTTCAGGAGCAAAGCGTTCTTTCTCTTGCTGGGCGTAACGTTGTATTTCGGTTAACTTAGGCAACTCATAAACAAGTTCACCATTTTTGAAAATGGGGACAAGCAGTTCCCTAGTTTCAAAGTTTTCCACTTTTTTTCGTTTCCAAGTGTTAACAGGGTCAAAAGCGATAAATGCTTTCCTTGGGATCGGCTCTTCTTCCAGCATGATTAAATCCACCAGGGCCCGTTTGGAATCCCGGTCGTAAAAACGCACTACTTTTTTGTAGCCAGGATTGGTGATTTTTTGCGGGTTTTCACTTACCTTAATTTTAGGTACCAACCGGCCATCTTCTTCCTCAGCGACCAGCTTATACACTCCACCAAGGGCGGGGCAGTCCTTGGATGTGATTAAATTGGTACCTACACCCCAGGCATCAATTTGAGCGCCTTGCGCTCTCAAATCCCTGATCAAATATTCATCAAGGTCGCTGGAAGCCACAATCAGTGCTTCTTCAAAACCGGCCTCATCCAGCATTTTCCGGGCTGCTTTGGACAAATAGGCCAGGTCGCCGCTGTCCAATCGGATGCCGAACTGGACGAACTGATCCCCCAGCTCGTCCTTCATTTTCTTAAAGACTTTAATAGCATTGGGCACCCCGCTGTTTAACGTATCATACGTATCCACCAGCAAAATGCAGTTATGGGGAAAGGTTCGGGCAAAATCTAGAAATGCGTCATACTCGGACGGATAACTTTGTACATAAGCATGGGAATGAGTGCCTTTGATGGGAATGCCAAATTTTTTCCCCGCTAACACATTGGACGTGGCCTTGACCCCTCCCACAAATGCTGCCCTTGCACCGTACACCCCGGCATCAGGCCCTTGCGCCCGGCGCAAACCGAATTCCATCACCAGCCCCCCTCCGGCCGCCTCCACAATCCGGGAGGCTTTGGTGGCAATCAAGGTCTGGTGATTAATCATGTTCAGAATGGCAGTTTCAATGAGCTGGGCTTCCCCTATAGGTGCCCTGACCCTTAACAGCGGCTCGTGGGGAAAGACAACCGTTCCTTCAGGCACCGCATAGAGATCTCCCGTAAACCTTAATTGCTTTAAATACTGTAGAAAATCCTCATCATAACGCTCCACTGACCTTAAATAGGCGATGTCCTCGTCAGTAAACCGCAGCTGGCAGATATATTCCACAACCTGCTCCAATCCTGCCGCGATGGCATAGCCGCTTTGACTGGGGTTCTTGCGGAAATAAAGGTCAAAGACCGTTTGTTGATTCAACTTTCCATTTTTAAAGTGTGCATACATCATATTGATCTGGTAAAGATCAGTTAACAACGTTTTGTTCATCACTTCCCCCAAAGCTCCCTTGTACAAGATTTAGTGGCTCCATTTATGGCGGACAAAGGCCAGCGCCACCCTCCAACCAGTCAACAAAACATAATTAAAGCCAAGTGTGACCAGAATGAATGGCAAAGACGGCACAGCCTGTTCTAAGAAACCTCTGATGACCAAACCAAGTACACCAGCCAAGAGCCAGGCCAAGGACACTGTCTTAAACGCTTGTTTAGGCTGGTTTAATACAGTGGGGCCGAAAACCCCAAGAGCGCCACCAACCACAAACCAGGTGACGAGAAAAGGCCAGGCAGTGCTGAGTACATAACCGGTGGTCACGGTCATACCGTGCTCCATGCCACCTAAAAACACAAACAACAACAATACTATGGCGTCTCCAATCCCTACTAGAGCAGCTGACAACATGTCCACTCCCCCGAAAATATGATGACGTTTCTAATGTACAATAAATTGAGAACAGATTCCACCTTTTGCTATACTAGAACAGGTGACCTTTTGACAACCGAAACTATATCCTGGAAGGAAAGGGGTAATTGGCCGTGAGTCAAGGCGATGTGCAAAAAGCGTTGGAAACATTTGGGCAACTGGATCAGAAAATTTCTCACTTTAAGGAACTGCTGTCGCTGGCCAACTGGGATTTGCATACAGGCGCTCCCAAAAAAGGACGCTCATTACGGTCCAAAGCGATCGGCACCTTATCATCCGAAGTTTTCCAACTTTCGTTATCCACAGAGATGGGAAAATGTTTAGACACATTAAGTGATCCTGACATCCAAGCTCAGTTGGATGAAGTAGTGCGGGCCAAGGTGAGGTTATATAAACGCCATTACAACAAGTCAAAGCAAATACCTCCAGAGGAGTATCAGGCATATGTGGTCTTAACCTCTCAAGCACAAGACGTCTGGATAGAGGCCAAGACAAAAAAAGATTTTTCTATTTTCCGTGAGACCCTCAAAAAAATCGTTGACTTTAATAAGAAGTTTATTGATTATTACGGTTATAAAGATCATCCGTATGACGCGCTGCTTGATGAATATGAGCCTGGTCTCACGGTTCAGACACTGGATCAACTGTTCGGTGATTTGCGGACAAAAACGATAGACTTATTGGAGCGCATTCAAAGTTCAGGCAATCATCCGCGTACGGAGATCTTTCACCAACGGTTTGATATTAAACAACAAGAAGCATTCAGTTTATTTGTCCTGCCCAAACTGGGTTATGATTTAGAAGCCGGACGGCTGGATGTGAGCGCCCATCCCTTTGCCACTGGTCTTAACACAGGCGATGTGCGCATTACCACCCGCTATATGGAAAACGATATGCGCAGTGCGATATTCGGCACCATCCACGAATGCGGACATGCCTTGTATGAACAGGGGGTTAACCCCGAGTTTGAAGGAACCATTTTGTGCGGCGGCACTTCGATGGGCATTCATGAGTCTCAATCCCGCTTCCTGGAAAACATGGTGGGACGCAGCTTTGAATTCTGGACCTATTTCTTTGATGATTTAAAGCGCTTCTTCCCTGAGCAGTTCCAAGATGTTTCTGTGGAGGATTTTGGCCGGGCTGTCAACACAGTGGAACCATCCTTGATTCGCGTGGAAGCAGATGAGTTAACGTATAACTTACATATTATGATCCGCTATGAAATCGAAAAGGAGCTGATGGCGGGTGAGCTTGAAGTGGATGACTTGCCCGCCGTCTGGAATCAAAAGATGGAAGAATATCTAGGCATCACTCCTCCCGATGATGCCCAGGGCGTCCTCCAGGACGTGCACTGGTCTTTTGGCGGCTTTGGTTATTTTCCTTCCTATTCTCTTGGCAACCTGTATGCAGCCCAAATCCTGCACACCATCCGCCAAGACATGCCGGATTTTTATGAGAAGGTGCAGAACGGAGAGTTTCTCCCCATCAGGGAGTGGTTAAGGGAGAACATTCATCAGTATGGCAAACTGTATACGCCCAATGAGCTGATTAAAAAAGTAACCGGAGAAGAGTTAAACGCCAAATACCTGATTGATTACTTTGAAGAAAAATACAGCAAAGTCTATCAGTTGTAACAAACAAGCAACGTGTGAAGTAACCGGTTATCCATGTCACTATTTATTGGTGCCAGTGGTTTTTTTCCACTGGCAGCGGTTATCCAGGCATTGGCTTACCTTTGCTCCTTCATCATGCCTGCCCTGGTGAGGTAGCCTGTTTAAGAGGGAGCCTGTTTAAAAAAGGGCTGTTGTCACTCATTCCCTCTTGCCAGATGTGCCTTCATCCTCTATAATAATAGATTGTCACAAGGCAAACTGATTGATAGTGGAGGAGTACCCAAGTGGCCGAAGGGGGCGGTCTCGAAAACCGCTAGGGCGCCGAATGGCGTCGCGGGGGTTCGAATCCCCCCTCCTCCGCCATTAATCGTTTTTTATTTGTCAAAAAATTGACCATAGTTTACATATTGGAGCAGGGCAGCCTCAATGGCTTGCTTAATAAACGGTCTACGGTCACGAATGATTGCGGCCATATACTGCTGCTGAGTGTGTGGCATGCTCTGGCGCACATAGTCATCCACAAATTCCCCTAGGGGAAGCCCTTTAGTTAAGATCTGGTGGTGGTAACGAGGCAGCAGGAACGGCTGGGACTGGGCAGCAACTTGTCTATCCTTACGGTCAATTATAGTTGCCCATCCTAAAATATGGTAGCGCCCTTGCTCGTCTCGTTCATAGCCGATCTCAATGCCAATGGCACAACTCGCCCTGTTCACAACTTGTAAGGCATGTCTGGCTCGCAGAAGGGAGCCTTTTTTTGTTTCTGCTGAGGAAAGGGGCTGTTCAGATACGCCGCTGTTCACATTGACCGGGTAAAGCTCAGCTTCCAAACCGAGGTGACCCAGGGTCAGGTTAAGATATTCAAGTTTTTTGGAGGATATGGTGCCTACAGCCATATGTAAAGGGTGCTCAATCATCGTTCTGCTCTCCCCAGCCTAGGACGTTAATGTTCTAAATACTCGGCAGGGCCACTTCTAATGATCTTTTCAGCAGGTGTGACATGTTCCAACGTTTGTTGGTAGCGGTTGTGCAGCTGGTTGTAATCCTCCTCACTTATTTGGGGATAGGCGCGTTCTTCCACCAAGGTCTTCATGGGCAGCACCTGGTAAGCCCGCTGTCCGTCCTGCCAATAACGATGGACATAGGTGGGGATAAAATCAACATCCTCTATCCGTGCTTGATCCCCCACTTTAGTGAGATTAACTGACAATATACCACCGATATCCCGCGGATGTTCCCTCTGATTGGAGATAAAGTTGCCTAAGGAGTAAATCACCACCCCTTGCCTGAACGTTCCGTCTTGAACCCACTCCCGAAATTCATAAGGTTGCAGAACATGGGGATGGCTGCCAAAAATCAAATCGGCTCCCCAATCAAACAGTTTGTCCACCCACTGTATTTGTTCTTCATTGGGATCAGACTGATATTCAGCTCCAAAATGAATACAGACAGCGACAAAATCTGCCTCCTGCTTAGCCCGCTTAATGTCTGTTTTCATTTCCTCCTCGTTCAGCAAATTAACCAGATACTCTTTCCCCTCGGGAAGAGGAATGCCGTTTGTACCGTAAGTGTAAGCCAAAACGGCCACAGAGATATTATTGTGCTCAACGACAAGGACATCTGCCCGTTCTTCTGTGGAGCGAAACGTCCCAGTAGCGTGCAATCCGGCAGCTTCCAATGTATCAATGGTGCGAATGAGACCTTGTGGACCACTGTCCAGGGAATGATTGTTGGCCGTGGTGATCACATCAAAACCGGCCTGTTTCAGGGCTTCAGCCAACTCATCGGGGGCGCTGAATAAAGGATAACCACTGTAGCCCCGTTCAGGCCCCCCAAAGGTGGTTTCAAGA
This window of the Caldalkalibacillus uzonensis genome carries:
- a CDS encoding CapA family protein, yielding MRLKWFIIAFCMVVLATGCSLFEQENTPGAEQHVQGETAEQTGQIPAEQQADGADGINESPSVPREREARSVEELQLMVVGDIMMHMPQIEAGKTAEGYDFSPFFEKVQPVFEQADLVLGNLETTFGGPERGYSGYPLFSAPDELAEALKQAGFDVITTANNHSLDSGPQGLIRTIDTLEAAGLHATGTFRSTEERADVLVVEHNNISVAVLAYTYGTNGIPLPEGKEYLVNLLNEEEMKTDIKRAKQEADFVAVCIHFGAEYQSDPNEEQIQWVDKLFDWGADLIFGSHPHVLQPYEFREWVQDGTFRQGVVIYSLGNFISNQREHPRDIGGILSVNLTKVGDQARIEDVDFIPTYVHRYWQDGQRAYQVLPMKTLVEERAYPQISEEDYNQLHNRYQQTLEHVTPAEKIIRSGPAEYLEH
- a CDS encoding nicotinate phosphoribosyltransferase, whose amino-acid sequence is MNKTLLTDLYQINMMYAHFKNGKLNQQTVFDLYFRKNPSQSGYAIAAGLEQVVEYICQLRFTDEDIAYLRSVERYDEDFLQYLKQLRFTGDLYAVPEGTVVFPHEPLLRVRAPIGEAQLIETAILNMINHQTLIATKASRIVEAAGGGLVMEFGLRRAQGPDAGVYGARAAFVGGVKATSNVLAGKKFGIPIKGTHSHAYVQSYPSEYDAFLDFARTFPHNCILLVDTYDTLNSGVPNAIKVFKKMKDELGDQFVQFGIRLDSGDLAYLSKAARKMLDEAGFEEALIVASSDLDEYLIRDLRAQGAQIDAWGVGTNLITSKDCPALGGVYKLVAEEEDGRLVPKIKVSENPQKITNPGYKKVVRFYDRDSKRALVDLIMLEEEPIPRKAFIAFDPVNTWKRKKVENFETRELLVPIFKNGELVYELPKLTEIQRYAQQEKERFAPEIRRLINPHGYHVDLSQKLWELKHRLLSEAK
- a CDS encoding DUF84 family protein — translated: MIEHPLHMAVGTISSKKLEYLNLTLGHLGLEAELYPVNVNSGVSEQPLSSAETKKGSLLRARHALQVVNRASCAIGIEIGYERDEQGRYHILGWATIIDRKDRQVAAQSQPFLLPRYHHQILTKGLPLGEFVDDYVRQSMPHTQQQYMAAIIRDRRPFIKQAIEAALLQYVNYGQFFDK
- the ligD gene encoding non-homologous end-joining DNA ligase gives rise to the protein MNTSTHTLPSLSPMLPALSSTIPRGEEWRYELKFDGYRALVYWTVDSIHIVSRNGKLYNELFPEVVDACLRFTPQLKDQLPLIVDGELCILASPARADFSLIQQRGRFRSLPKIASAAKKHPATLICFDLLHYQDQDLRFRPYLERKEHLKQVLGPLLPSQPGARDASLRLIEVYEQPDHLWELVLAEDAEGIVAKLGCSVWQSGKRTTDWIKVKNYKLATCFITAYDKQNAYFHVGVLRDKEVQPVGLFSHGLSDTERRALVEIVKQNKAGESRSMITMEPSLCVDIKFLQVYKQQLREPRFAGFRTDVQWEECTWLKLINSARRST
- a CDS encoding DUF3054 domain-containing protein, whose translation is MSAALVGIGDAIVLLLFVFLGGMEHGMTVTTGYVLSTAWPFLVTWFVVGGALGVFGPTVLNQPKQAFKTVSLAWLLAGVLGLVIRGFLEQAVPSLPFILVTLGFNYVLLTGWRVALAFVRHKWSH
- the ku gene encoding non-homologous end joining protein Ku; this encodes MHTIWKGSISFGLVHIPIKLYAATDNKQIQLRQLHQECHTPIKYDKVCPVCEEKVSQEEIVKGYEYDKGHFVVLGDEELEAIAAIKSKTIDIIDFIQLKEIDPIYFNRSYYLGPTENGEKAYALLKQAMEDTEKVAIAKFILRAKEQLAAIRVYQRALVIETLHYPDEIRSVEHIPGLAEMELEDKELNMAKQLIDQLTTEFEPEQYTDEYRSKLKEIIENKITGDEIKIAKEVPETDIKSLMDALQESIEQTKKKTKRRRTTKKKAKTS
- a CDS encoding SCP2 sterol-binding domain-containing protein; the protein is MSVKEVLTRLVDKANDSPDKIKNINEVFQFEINGQQVGTFQVKVNDDKVEVVEGTPYEAACVFALSDEHFISLAEGKLNPAMAVMTGKVKIKGDMSKALKLQNLLK
- a CDS encoding carboxypeptidase M32, which codes for MAVSQGDVQKALETFGQLDQKISHFKELLSLANWDLHTGAPKKGRSLRSKAIGTLSSEVFQLSLSTEMGKCLDTLSDPDIQAQLDEVVRAKVRLYKRHYNKSKQIPPEEYQAYVVLTSQAQDVWIEAKTKKDFSIFRETLKKIVDFNKKFIDYYGYKDHPYDALLDEYEPGLTVQTLDQLFGDLRTKTIDLLERIQSSGNHPRTEIFHQRFDIKQQEAFSLFVLPKLGYDLEAGRLDVSAHPFATGLNTGDVRITTRYMENDMRSAIFGTIHECGHALYEQGVNPEFEGTILCGGTSMGIHESQSRFLENMVGRSFEFWTYFFDDLKRFFPEQFQDVSVEDFGRAVNTVEPSLIRVEADELTYNLHIMIRYEIEKELMAGELEVDDLPAVWNQKMEEYLGITPPDDAQGVLQDVHWSFGGFGYFPSYSLGNLYAAQILHTIRQDMPDFYEKVQNGEFLPIREWLRENIHQYGKLYTPNELIKKVTGEELNAKYLIDYFEEKYSKVYQL
- a CDS encoding Rqc2 family fibronectin-binding protein; this translates as MAFDGMMIYALLQEMRSLESGRITKIYQPFERDIVLYIRAQGTNHRLLLSANPTYPRLHLTAEQLPNPEQAPMFCMVLRKYLEGGIIERIHQPEAERIVWIDVRSKNEIGDTYMKRLIIEVMGRHSNLILMDPETGKIIDSINHLSPSVNQYRVVLPGRPYVSPPEQDKENPFKVTKELFLRKLDFNQGKIDRQIVQHFNGISPLLAKEIVYQAGLPRQDQLWESFNRLIKRIKTGHYDPVIVDTDQKTFFYLFPLTHVKGQVTHYQTISRMLDAYFTEKARKDRLKQTANDLIKRLKTEITKNQKKQAKLEQTLEESEQADTYRLFGELLTAYMHQVERGTTEVEVVNYYDEQGKTVTIPLDPELAPNENAQRYFKKYNKAKAAREMAAEQLTKTKEEIAYLETLLHQLEQASWSDIEEIREEMVEQGYIRERGKHRKKRKQELPKPETFYSSEGIPILVGRNNKQNDYLTTRLASSHDTWLHTKDIPGSHVIIRRQQFNETTLLEAASLAAYFSKARDSSQVPVDYTLVKHVRKPKGAKPGFVIYDQHKTIFVTPQEELVRKLKTKT
- the ligD gene encoding non-homologous end-joining DNA ligase, whose protein sequence is MAKADQQRQTVNLDGYLVDLTSLDKLVWPDRDINKSAYLYYLSHTAEYMLPWLRGRHLTVIRYPHGITGESFYQKNCPAYAPEFIQTDTHEGINYIVCSNLATLIWLGNQLALEFHIPFQHVETDKPSEIVFDLDPPDREQFHVAVKAALIMKKLFDKLGLTSFIKTSGNKGLQVYIPIPKKTYTYGQTRLFTSFVARYLVSEQPGLFTIERLKKKRRGRLYVDYVQHAPGKTIIAPYSPRANPEALVATPLYWDEVDSRLRPEQFSLKNIPTRLKKQGCPFESFDKARDNQPFDVILEWINTHQKV